CGAGCTCAAGTGGGAGGTGCAGCGCTTCCACATGCAGCGGCCCCCCTCCGACGCCGAGCGCGAGCGGCTGGAGGAGCTCAAGGCCCAGGCCGAGCGCATGGGCGCCATCAACCTGACCGCCATCGAGGAGTACGACGAGCTGTCGAAGCGCCACGCCTTCCTGAGCGCGCAGAAGGGCGACCTGGAGGCCTCGATGGCCGACCTCAAGGCGGCCATCGTCAAGATCAACCGCGCCTCGCGCGAGCGGTTCCGCGAGACCTTCGACCTCGTGAACGAGAAGTTCCAGCAGGTCTTCCCGCGGCTCTTCAACGGCGGGCGCGCCGGCCTGGCGCTCACCCAGGACCCGGACGGCGGCGGGGTGGAGGGCGGCGTCGAGATCTTCGCGCAGCCGCCCGGCAAGAAGCTGCAGAGCGTGAACCTGCTCTCCGGCGGCGAGAAGGCGCTCACCGCCGTCTCGCTCATCTTCGCCATCTTCCTCATCAAGCCCACCCCCTTCTGCCTCCTCGACGAGGTCGACGCGCCGCTCGACGAGGCGAACGTCGGCCGCTACAACGAGCTGGTGAAGGAGATGAGCAAGGCGAGCCAGTTCATCCTCATCACGCACAACAAGCGCACGATGGAGATGGTCGACACCATCTACGGCGTCACCATGGAGGAGCCGGGCGTCTCGAAGCTCGTCTCGGTGAAGCTCTCGCAGCGCGAGCAGTCGGCGGCCGCCTGACATGCGCATCCCGCTCGCCCTGACCGCGACCGACCAGGCCGTCGTCGCCGCGCTGGCGGTGGCGCTGCTCCTGGTGCTCGCGGCGGCGGTGCTGGTGCTGCGGCGCCGCCGCCGGCCGCCGCTCGCCCCGCCGCCGGCCGCGCCCGAGCTGCCGCCCGCCCAGCGGCGCGCGCCGCCCCCCGCCGCCCCGCCGCCCCCGGCGCGGGAGGCGGAGCCCGCGCTCGGGCGCGAGGAGCGCGAGGCGCGCCGCAAGGAGGAGTACCGGCGCAAGAAGGAGGAGGAGCGGCTCGAGCGGGAGCGCCGGCGGGCGGCCCAGGAGGAGGAGGCGCGCCGCGCGCGGGAGGAGGCGGAGCGGGCCGCGCGCGAGGCCGAGGAGGCGCGCCAGCGCGAGGAGGAGGAGCGGCGGCGCCGCGCCGAGGCCGAGGCGGGCCGCACGCTCGCCGCGGGCCTCGCGAAGACGCGGGGCGGCTTCATGGCCCGCCTCGAGGCGCTCTTCACCGGCGGCAAGCCGGTGGACGAGGCGGTGCTGGCCGACCTGGAGGAGGTGCTGTTCACCGCCGACATCGGGGTGCAGACGGCCACCCGGCTCCTCGAGTCCGCCCGCGAGCGCGTGAAGCGCAAGGAGCTCGCCGATCCCTCCCGGCTCCGCGCGGTGCTGCGCGAGGACATCGAGCGCATCCTCACCCTCGACGGGCGCGGGGGCGCGAGCGAGGGGCTCGCGATCGGGCCGGCGCGGCCGTACGTGGTCATGGTGGTGGGCGTGAACGGCAGCGGGAAGACCACCACCGTCGGGAAGCTGGCCGCGAAGCTCCAGCAGGGCGGCCACAGCGTGCTGCTCGGGGCGGGGGACACCTTCCGGGCCGCGGCCGGCGAGCAGCTCGAGATCTGGGCCGAGCGCGTGGGCGCGCCGGTGGTGCGCGCGCCCGAGGGCGCCGACCCGGCCAGCGTCTGCTTCGAGGCGGTGAAGCAGGGCGTCGAGCGGGGCGTGGACGTGGTGCTGTGCGACACGGCCGGGCGCCTCCACACCAAGGCGCCCCTCATGGAGGAGCTCAAGAAGGTGAAGCGCGTCATGGCCAAGGCCTCCCCGGGCGCGCCGCACGAGGTGCTGCTCGTCCTCGACTCCACCAACGGCCAGAACGCCATCGCGCAGGCGCGGCAGTTCCACGACGCGCTCGGCGTCACCGGGCTCGTCCTCACCAAGCTCGACGGCACCGCCAAGGGCGGCGTCGTGATCGGCATCTGCGACGAGCTGAAGCTCCCCGTGCGGTACGTCGGCGTGGGCGAGCAGGTGGCCGACCTGCGGCCGTTCTCGCCCCACGAGTTCGTCGAGGCGCTGTTCGAGGGGTGAGATGAGCTTCCTGGACCTGACGGTCCTCCTGGGCGGGCTGGCCATCTTCCTCCACGGCCTGGGCCTCGCCCGCGAGGGGCTGCAGGTCGTGGCGGGCGAGCGGCTGCGCACGCTCCTGTTCGCGCTGACCCGCAACCGGGTGGTCGGGCTCGTCTCGGGCGCGGTCGTCACCACCATCGTCCAGTCCTCGACGGCGGTGACGGTGATGCTGGTCGGGTTCGCCGCCTCGAGCCTCATGACCCTGCCGCAGGCCATGGCGGTGGTGCTGGGCGCGGACATCGGCACCACCGTCACGGTCCAGCTCATCGCCTTCCGGCTCACCCCCTACGCGCTCCTGCTGGTCGCGCTCGGCTTCGCGCTGCGCTTCTTCACCCGCAAGCGGCGCGTCCGGTACGCGGGCGAAGCGGTGATGGGGATCGGGCTGCTCTTCTTCGGCCTGAAGCTCATGAGCGACGCCACGCTGCCGCTGCGGGGATCGCCGCTCTTCGCCACCGTGCTCGCGCACCTCGCGACCACGCCCTTCGCCGGGCTGGCGGCCGGCGCCGCCGCCACCCTGCTCATGCAGGGCTCGGCGCCGACCATCGGGCTCCTCATCGCGCTCGCGACCTCGGGCAGCATGTCGATGGCGGCGGCGGCGCCGCTCGTCCTCGGCGCCAACATCGGCACCACCCTCACGCCCATCGTGGCCGCCGCCGGCCAGGCGCCGGCCGGGAAGCGCGTGGCCTTCGCCCACGCGCTCTTCAAGCTGCTCGGGGTGGCCGGGTTCCTCCCCTTCATCGGCGCCTTCACCCGGCTCGCCGAGCGGACCGCGCCGGACGTGCCCCGCCAGATCGCGAACGCGCACTCCATCTTCAACCTGTGCACCGCGCTCGTCTTCCTGCCCTTCGTCGGCGTCGGGGCGCGGCTCGTCTCGCGGCTCTACCCCGACGGCGGCGGCCGCGAGCGCTTCGGGCCCCGCTACCTCGACCCGCGCGCCATCGAGAGTCCGGCGCTCGCCTTCGGCAACGCCCAGCGCGAGTTCCTGCGCATGGCCGACATCGTGGCGGACATGGTGAAGGACTGCCTCCGCTGCTTCGAGGAGGGCGGCGTCGACCTGGCGGCCGAGATCGAGGCGCGCGACGACCAGGTCGACATCCTGAACCGGGAGATCCGCTTCTACCTGGCGCGGCTGGGCCAGGAGGCGATGACCCGCGAGCAGGCCGACCGGCAGATGGAGCTCATCAGCCTCGCCTCCGACGTGGAGAACGCCGGCGACCTGGTGAACCGCAACATCCTGGCGCTGGCCCGCAAGAAGGCCGCGCACGGGCTCGCCTTCTCCAGGGAGGGCTGGGCCGACATCCGGGAGTTCCACGGTAAGGTCTCGGAGAACCTCGACCTGGCGCTGGTGGCCTTCTCCAGCGCGGACGAGGAGATCGCGCGCAAGGTGCTGCGCCACCGGCAGAAGCTCATGGACATCGAGGCCGAGCTCAAGGAGAAGCACATCGCCCGGCTCAACCAGGGGCTGCGCGAGTCGCTCGAGACCTCCAGCGTGCACCTCGACCTGCTCGCCTACCTGCGCACCGTGAACCTGCACATGGGCAACCTGGCCGAGGCGGTGGTGCGCCGGCGCGAGCGCGACCAGGACCGCCGGGAGTAGCCGCGCCCCGGCCCGCTCGCCGGGCGGGTTGAAACCTTCGGCGCGGTCCGGTAGGAGTGGCGGCGCTTGCGCCCCTCCGTCCTCCTGTTCGACATCGACGGCACCCTCCTCCACTGCGGGGGCGCGGGCCGCCGCGCGCTCGAGCGCGCCATGGAGGAGCACCTGGGCGGCGCGGTGCGCCCCGAGGAGACCTGGCTCTCCGGCATGAAGCTCGACGGCATGACCGACCGGCTCATCGTGCGCGAGGCGATGCTGGCGGTGGGCCACCCGTTCGAGGAGGCGCTCTGCGACCGCATCCTCGACACCTACGCCGACCACCTGGAGCAGGAGATCCACGGCCCCGGCTACGAGGTGCTGCCGGGGGTCCCGGCCCTGCTCGCGGACCTGGCGGCGGCGGGGCGGACGGTCGGCCTGTGCACCGGCAACATCCGGCGCGGCGCGCGCATCAAGCTCGGCCGCGGCGGGCTCGACCGCTTCTTCGGCTTCGACGACGGCGGCGTGTACGGGTTCGCGGGGGACGGCGAGGCGCGCGAGCACATCGTGGCGGCCGCGGTGCGCCGCGCCTCGGCGCGGCTGGGCCGGGCGCTCGCACCGGAGGAGGCGCTCGTCATCGGCGACACGCCGCGCGACGTCACGGCGGCCCGCGCCGCCGGCTGCCCGGTGCTGGCGGTCGCCACCGGCCGCTTCAGCGTGGAGGCGCTGCGCGCCGAGGGCCCCGACCACGTGGTCCCCACCCTGGAGCGGGCCCACGTCGGCGCGCTGCTGGGCGTGTAGCACCCCTCCCAGCCTTGACCTCCACCGAGGTGGAGGTTTATCCAAGGAGGAGACGTCCCACCTCGCCTCACGCGGGCGAGCGCTCGAAGGGTCGCATGACCTCGCAACAGGCGGAGATCGACGAGGTAGGGCTCGACATCGACGGGCCGCGGCTCCGCGCCGTGCCCGCGAGCGGCCGGCACGCGGCGCAGATCCAGGCCTGCTTCGAGGGCGCGCCGGACTACTTCGCGCGCACCGAGGGGCGCCCGCCGGGCCCCGACGCCGCCATCCAGCTCCTGGCCGACGCCGAGGTGGACGACCACCGCAAGGTCTTCGTCCTGGTGCCGCGCGCGGGCGGCCCCGCCGTCGGCGTGCTCGACCTGCACCTCGACTACCCCGAGCCGGGCACGGCGCAGATCGGGCTCCTGCTCTTCCGCGAGGCCTGCCAGGGGCTCGGGTTCGGCAAGGAGACCACCGCCGCCACCGAGGCCGCGCTGGCGCGCGCCGGGTACCGGGCGCTCCGCCTCTCGGTCGTCGACGAGAACGTCGAGGCGAAGCAGTTCTGGGAGCGGCTGAGCTTCGCGATCGTCGGGCGGCTCGACCGCGGCGTCACGGTCTACGAGAAGCCGCTGGGGTGAAGCGCGGCGGGGGACGAGCCCCCGCCCTACGCGTCGACGTCCGCCTGCGCCGCGGCGGTGAAGCGGAGCCGGCTCCACCCGTCGCGCAGGCCCTCCCACACGCTCATGAGCCCGACGTAGCCGAAGCCCGCCTGGAAGAGCAGCAGGAACGGCAGCGCGTACCAGACCTGGCGGTCGAGCACGAAGAGGATGCCGTAGGTCATGTAGGCGGCGAGGGCGAGCTCGACGAGCGGCTGCAGCGTCGCCGTGGCGCGGTAGCGCTTGCGCGTCACCCGCTCGCCGGCCCCCTTCACCCCGTGCTTGGGGGTCCGGGTGAAGCCGGACTGGTGGTGCAGGAGCGCCTCGACCACGGCGCGGGAGTTGTTCACCGACAGGCCGATGCCGAGCGCCATCAGGAACGGCATGTAGCGCAGGCGCTGCCACACCGTCATGCCGATCTCGCGCTGGCTCGCGAAGTAGAACGAGCACACCGACGCGGTCGCCGCGGCGAAGAAGGGGATGTCGAGGAGCAGCACCTCGTACCAGCCGTGCCCCACCCGCACCATGATGGTGATGGGCATGAGCAGCGCCAGCGGGATCATGAGCAGGTAGGCGAAGTTCGCGGTGAGGTGGAAGAACGCCTCCCGCTTCACGTGATACGGGAGCGGCGCCGCGAAGATGCGCGGCAGGAGCTTGAGCGCGGTCTGGATGGAGCCCTTCGCCCAGCGGTGCTGCTGGCTCTTGAAGGCGTTCATCTCGACCGGGATCTCGGCCGGGGCGGTGACCTGGGGCAGGAAGACGAACTTCCACCCGGCGAGCTGCGCCCGGTAGGAGAGGTCGAGGTCCTCGGTCAGGGTGTCGTGCTGCCAGCCGCCGGCGCCGCGGATGGTCTCCCGCCGCCAGATGCCGGCGGTGCCGTTGAAGTTGAAGAAGGCGCCGGACCGGTTGCGGGCGGTGTGCTCGATGACGAAGTGGCCGTCGAGCAGGATGCCCTGGCACTGCGTGAGCGCGCTGTACTCCCGGTTGAGGTGCTCCCAGCGCACCTGCACCATCCCGACCTTCGGGTCGGTGAAGAAGTGGACGGTGCGGCGCAGGAAGTCGGGCTCCGGCACGAAGTCGGCGTCGAAGACCGCCACGAACTCGCCCTTGGCGAGCCTGAGGCCGTGCTCCAGCGCGCCCGCCTTGAAGCCGGCGCGATCCGTGCGGTGGACGTAGCTGATGTCGACGCCCTGCTCGCGCCACCGGTCGACGCAGGCGCGCGCGATGTCGCAGGTCTCGTCGGTGGAGTCGTCGAGGACCTGCACCTCGAGCAGGTGGCGCGGGTAGTCGAGCGCGCACACGGCGCCGATGAGCCGGTTCACGACGTACATCTCGTTGAACACCGGCAGCTGCACGGTCACCCGCGGCAGCTCGCCGAAGCGAGCGCGCGGCGTCGGCAGGCGGAACTTGTGCCGGTAGTACAGGTACGCCATGTAGTAGCGGTGCGACCCGTACACGGAGAGCACGAGCAGCACCGCGACGTAAGCGATGACGACGGAGATCTCGAGGGGGCTCATCTTCGGAGCTGTCCACCTGGCGGGGGAGCGCACCCGGAGGCGCTCACGGTCATTCCTCGACGCGAGGGAGCGTAGCCCTCCCCCCTGACGAAGCCGCGCGGACTATAGCCGCTCAGCCTCGGAAGTCAAATGGAAACCCCCCGACGCTCCACGGGAAAACGGAAGTCGACGCGCGCCGGACGGCTCGACCGAGGGTCAAACCGGAAGCCCCCTAGCGCTTCACCGCCGAAGGGGGCAGCGCGGTCGGGGCGCCCTTGAAGATGGTCGCCGCCCGCAGGTAGTCGAGCGCGGTCCTGAGCTGGTAGTCCTGCGGCGGCGCGACCGCTCCCGCGGCGGCCGCCGGGCTCGCCGCGTCGTTCTTGAAGTGCCGCTCCAGGTCCTTCTCGCCCGGCCCCTCGTCGTCGCGCAGCGGCGGGGCGGCGTCGGCGACCACCACGTCCGGGGTGATGCCGAGCTCCTGGATGGAGCGGTGCTTGGGCGTGTAATAGCGCGCCACGGTCAGCTTGAGGCCGGAGCCGTCCTCGAGGTCGATGAGGCTCTGGACCGAGCCCTTGCCGAAGGTCTGGGTGCCGAGGATCAGGGCCCGCCCGTGGTCCTGGAGGGCGCCGGCCACGATCTCGCTCGCGGAGGCCGTGCCGCGGTTCACGAGGACGATGATGGGGTAGCCCGGCTCGGTGTCCTTCTCGTGCGCGCGCTCCACCTCGGCGCCCTTCTTGGTGCGCCCCTCGGTGCTGACGATGATCCCGTCGCGCAGGAAGCGATCGGCGACCTTCACGGCCTGGTCGAGCAGCCCGCCCGGATCGTTGCGCAGGTCGAGCACCAGCCCGCGCAGCTCGCCCTTGAGCTCCTGCCGCGCCCCGTCGAGCGCCTTCTTGAGCGCGGCGTCGGTCCGCTCCTGGAACGTCTTCACCTGCACCAGCGCGAAGCCCCTGGCCGGGTCGAGCACCCGCCAGGTGACGCTCTGGGTGCGCACCCGCTCGCGCAGCACCGTCAGCGCCTGCGGCGCCTTGAAGGCGTCGCGCATGACCTGCAGCACCACCTTGCTCCCGGCCGGCCCCTTGAGCCGCTGGACCGCGTCGGAGAGCCCCATCTCCCGCGTGCTCGCCCCGTCGATCGCGAGCAGCCGGTCGCCGGCGGCGATGCCGGCACGCTCGGCCGGGGAGTCGGCGATGGGGGCGACCACCAGGAGCTGGTCGCCCTTCACGGCCAGCTCGATCCCCACCCCCTCGAACTCACCGGTGGTCTCCTCCTTGAGCGCGCGGTACACCTCCGGCCGCATGAACTGGCTGTGCGGGTCGAGCCGCGCCACCATCCCCTCGATGGCGCCGTACACCAGCTCCTTCTCCTTCACCTCCTCGACGTAGCCGTTCTCCACGTAGGCGAGCACGTCGGCGAACACGTCGAGGGGGCGGTACGGCTGCCCGCCGTCGCGGCGGGCGGCGCGCGCGGCGTGGTCGACCGACAGGCCGGCGAAGAAGGCGACGGCCACGGCCAGGGCGGCGAGGAGGCGGG
The genomic region above belongs to Anaeromyxobacter diazotrophicus and contains:
- the ftsY gene encoding signal recognition particle-docking protein FtsY; this translates as MRIPLALTATDQAVVAALAVALLLVLAAAVLVLRRRRRPPLAPPPAAPELPPAQRRAPPPAAPPPPAREAEPALGREEREARRKEEYRRKKEEERLERERRRAAQEEEARRAREEAERAAREAEEARQREEEERRRRAEAEAGRTLAAGLAKTRGGFMARLEALFTGGKPVDEAVLADLEEVLFTADIGVQTATRLLESARERVKRKELADPSRLRAVLREDIERILTLDGRGGASEGLAIGPARPYVVMVVGVNGSGKTTTVGKLAAKLQQGGHSVLLGAGDTFRAAAGEQLEIWAERVGAPVVRAPEGADPASVCFEAVKQGVERGVDVVLCDTAGRLHTKAPLMEELKKVKRVMAKASPGAPHEVLLVLDSTNGQNAIAQARQFHDALGVTGLVLTKLDGTAKGGVVIGICDELKLPVRYVGVGEQVADLRPFSPHEFVEALFEG
- a CDS encoding Na/Pi cotransporter family protein; protein product: MSFLDLTVLLGGLAIFLHGLGLAREGLQVVAGERLRTLLFALTRNRVVGLVSGAVVTTIVQSSTAVTVMLVGFAASSLMTLPQAMAVVLGADIGTTVTVQLIAFRLTPYALLLVALGFALRFFTRKRRVRYAGEAVMGIGLLFFGLKLMSDATLPLRGSPLFATVLAHLATTPFAGLAAGAAATLLMQGSAPTIGLLIALATSGSMSMAAAAPLVLGANIGTTLTPIVAAAGQAPAGKRVAFAHALFKLLGVAGFLPFIGAFTRLAERTAPDVPRQIANAHSIFNLCTALVFLPFVGVGARLVSRLYPDGGGRERFGPRYLDPRAIESPALAFGNAQREFLRMADIVADMVKDCLRCFEEGGVDLAAEIEARDDQVDILNREIRFYLARLGQEAMTREQADRQMELISLASDVENAGDLVNRNILALARKKAAHGLAFSREGWADIREFHGKVSENLDLALVAFSSADEEIARKVLRHRQKLMDIEAELKEKHIARLNQGLRESLETSSVHLDLLAYLRTVNLHMGNLAEAVVRRRERDQDRRE
- a CDS encoding HAD family hydrolase, encoding MRPSVLLFDIDGTLLHCGGAGRRALERAMEEHLGGAVRPEETWLSGMKLDGMTDRLIVREAMLAVGHPFEEALCDRILDTYADHLEQEIHGPGYEVLPGVPALLADLAAAGRTVGLCTGNIRRGARIKLGRGGLDRFFGFDDGGVYGFAGDGEAREHIVAAAVRRASARLGRALAPEEALVIGDTPRDVTAARAAGCPVLAVATGRFSVEALRAEGPDHVVPTLERAHVGALLGV
- a CDS encoding GNAT family N-acetyltransferase translates to MTSQQAEIDEVGLDIDGPRLRAVPASGRHAAQIQACFEGAPDYFARTEGRPPGPDAAIQLLADAEVDDHRKVFVLVPRAGGPAVGVLDLHLDYPEPGTAQIGLLLFREACQGLGFGKETTAATEAALARAGYRALRLSVVDENVEAKQFWERLSFAIVGRLDRGVTVYEKPLG
- a CDS encoding glycosyltransferase gives rise to the protein MSPLEISVVIAYVAVLLVLSVYGSHRYYMAYLYYRHKFRLPTPRARFGELPRVTVQLPVFNEMYVVNRLIGAVCALDYPRHLLEVQVLDDSTDETCDIARACVDRWREQGVDISYVHRTDRAGFKAGALEHGLRLAKGEFVAVFDADFVPEPDFLRRTVHFFTDPKVGMVQVRWEHLNREYSALTQCQGILLDGHFVIEHTARNRSGAFFNFNGTAGIWRRETIRGAGGWQHDTLTEDLDLSYRAQLAGWKFVFLPQVTAPAEIPVEMNAFKSQQHRWAKGSIQTALKLLPRIFAAPLPYHVKREAFFHLTANFAYLLMIPLALLMPITIMVRVGHGWYEVLLLDIPFFAAATASVCSFYFASQREIGMTVWQRLRYMPFLMALGIGLSVNNSRAVVEALLHHQSGFTRTPKHGVKGAGERVTRKRYRATATLQPLVELALAAYMTYGILFVLDRQVWYALPFLLLFQAGFGYVGLMSVWEGLRDGWSRLRFTAAAQADVDA
- a CDS encoding S41 family peptidase encodes the protein MSRSRLLAALAVAVAFFAGLSVDHAARAARRDGGQPYRPLDVFADVLAYVENGYVEEVKEKELVYGAIEGMVARLDPHSQFMRPEVYRALKEETTGEFEGVGIELAVKGDQLLVVAPIADSPAERAGIAAGDRLLAIDGASTREMGLSDAVQRLKGPAGSKVVLQVMRDAFKAPQALTVLRERVRTQSVTWRVLDPARGFALVQVKTFQERTDAALKKALDGARQELKGELRGLVLDLRNDPGGLLDQAVKVADRFLRDGIIVSTEGRTKKGAEVERAHEKDTEPGYPIIVLVNRGTASASEIVAGALQDHGRALILGTQTFGKGSVQSLIDLEDGSGLKLTVARYYTPKHRSIQELGITPDVVVADAAPPLRDDEGPGEKDLERHFKNDAASPAAAAGAVAPPQDYQLRTALDYLRAATIFKGAPTALPPSAVKR